acaggacacgacaggacacgacaggacacgacaggacacgacaggacacgacaggacacgacaggacacgacaggacacgacacgacacgacacgacacgacaccaatttactctcaataagcctttttgtttgatcgGGTATATTGcaaaagtgctttaaaaataactatattcccctattttagatgagccgccatattggatgtagaatgacattacattcgtttccaagttactcccaatgagccctttcatttgatacccatattgcagaagtgcattaaaaatagctatacctctatcttggatgggccgccatattggatatagtatgacattacattcgttttcgagttactctcaaaaagcactttcatttaatatccatattgtagaactgtatagaaaataactatttcgccatcttggatggtcggccatattggatttagagtgatatCACATAGAATATCATGTATTgacatccaaactaaacgtgtatgcaaaatttcagctcgatcggttaaatatatctactccaaaattgagttccaagatttcacccaaacatacatacttacatacatacagagcaagttaaataaaagcttttaaaataataataatgataacatTAAAGCATATTGAGATGTACGTACaaattacatatatttattatattttaccaattAGGTACGACTTACCTATCTACCTACTTATCTCCATGCATGCACCCACTACGTTTTCTCTTTGCACCACCTAAGAGACCTAAAAATCGAACTCCTTCCCCTTTCAGTTTTGCTGAGTGATCTTAAAGATTTGCGCGACCTATAACacatattaagtacctaatgtaataattatgtagttTGTCATTTTTTAACCTTGTtacattttgaataattttatcTCGTTTTACACATGGGACATTATTATATTTCCTATTATGTGTTGTCTTGGGATGATAAACGAATCTCACTAGTTATAATGTACCCTCATATGTAATGTCAGCGAAATGACCTACTTCTCTactactatacttacttatggGACTAATTTGAGGGACGAATATCTTATGACAACCGCGGACCTACATATTCtgccaaccgaaattctgcgactcacggctcacaaaattacgctcgtttggcttcaccctaagttGTAAAGCGATGAGGTCATCAgaatatgtaattttaaaattttctaaattttttggtaagtaggtaacaattaaaaaacttattgaagacagacagacaactcttagtaatagggccccgtttttaccctttgggtacggaaccctaagaaggGAACCAGAAGTATTTTCGTGGTACTAATGTTTTATGAAGTGATGAAGTTAGTATGGAATAGCGTGCAAaacaaaactatataatatggCTTGTCTAACTTCTAAGATTTGTGTGCTCTAGAACTAGATACATGAAGAAAATCGACAGTGGCTTAGTAGAGAATTCGTACCAGACAATTTAGTTGATGTATAGGTACTTTGAGTAAATTGTGtaaactactagctgtcccggtgaacttcgtgtcactttaaaaccttcctcggacatctacgaatattttaagactaaaatcagcccaatccgttcagccgttttcgagttttagcgttactaacatatttgaaaatccatttttatatatacagtgtgtaacaaaaataagtgataatactttagggtgtgtacgtgttccttgtagagagttcactgtgaaagtagcagcgctgaaagacgaaaaatttttttcacttttgtatgggtaagggcccgagcgtcacgagtttccccatacaaaagtgaaaaaaaaagttggtctttcagggctgctactttcacggtgaactctctacaaggaacacgtacacatcctaaagtattatcacttatttttgttacaccctgtatagataatGTATTCCTTATCCTTAGCCATTAAAGAGGCCAGTGAGAAACCCTTCATGATATTCCCGCGCACTTGACTGGTTTTCATTCTGATTGTCGCTACTAGGCATCTCTATTATTCGCCGATACAATAAGAGGACTCCTGAGTCCTACTTTTTAAGTACTTTACCAttaattaaaactaattttGTCACATCATTAGATATATCACCAACATAAAGGCGGCTAGACCATGGCTAAAATAATCGAGATTCTCTCACTTATTTATTGTGTGATAGTAAGAATATCCTGACTCTTGAACGGCAAATGaggccttaagaggataccacagcggctagagaaatgaaaaaaaagtacgtgtaatatctatagctgtctcccttacctcaagcctataccgcagaacgcgatagagacaactgcagaaaatccagaaaatcaacgattcgttgtcccctgattccttctccaaaacttaaccgatttaagtacttttttcattaaagattaaaaaaaggcttgagctgtgttcctatgttttgctttttttgtataatctatccaaatctgttttctggacgtttgaacacagtggaaaatctggccatttttttgggtttttgaacgttcatatcttatttaataattaaattatgaaaaaaaagaaaacatagggacattgtattagtggccgtagatattcaggaaaaaaattataactctactagcattatccagggaggaaacaggggacaacgtttgtatggaaaaaatggcggtgtggaatcctcttaagaggatacaacagcggctagagaaatgaaaaaaaagtacgtgtaatatctatagctgtctcccttacctcaagcctataccgcagaacgcgatagagacaactgcagaaaatccagaaaatcaacgattcgttgtcccctgattccttctccaaaacttaaccgatttaagtacttttttcattaaagattaaaaaaaggcttgagctgtgttcctatgttttgctttttttgtataatctagccaaatctgttttctggacgtttgaacacagtggaaaatccggccatttttttgggtttttgaacgttcatatcttatttaataattaaattatgaaaaaaaagaaaacatagggacattgtattagtggccgtagatattcaggaaaaaaattataactctactagcattatccagggaggaaacaggggacaacgtttgtatggaaaaaagggcggtgtggactcctcttaaacatTACACCCTAATAAGCTAGATGCATTATTGTGACAATAGAAAATACccgacgacctccgtggctcaatggttagagtgtgtggcaactcaagccgggggccgcgggttcgaatcccgccgacggaacaaaaagtttttctatgttcctgggtcatggatgtgtattaaatatgtgtatgatataataaaaatcttaaatatatgtatagtataaaagtattaaatatattttccgttgtctggtacccgtaacacaagtccttcaggtacttagcacggggccagactgacgtggtgtgaagcgtccatagatattattattaaaaaaaaaaatgtgttgacAAACATTGCAAGAAAGCTGTTCTTCTTATACTCGTGCTCGCATTGCTTGACACATGGGTTGGTATGAGAGAAATAACCGCGCACGGTTTTCCGATGCAAATAATATTTCTCCCATTAGCGCGTTGTTTGTATTCAGTTGCCGAGCGGTAATATATTacacaaacaatattataatgtaatactCCAAATGGTGCCATAATACGCTCCGGATTCTATCGCCTTTTTATTCTATAAGATGCAATTAGTCGATCCGATTGCTACGAGTATGTATGTTATGTGCATACATTACCTCGCTCACCGATAATGTTTTGTTTCAGAGTCGCCGAAGTAATGTTAGAGGCGTCGTTCCAACATGAACATATCGGACGGCACGGTTCCGGGGCCGGTTGACCCCGCGCGGATCTTCGGGCCGCAGCGCGACCCGCTGTACGTCGTGATCCCGGTGACCATCGTGTACTCGGTGATCTTCGTCACGGGCGTCGTGGGCAACATCTTCACGTGCACCGTGATCGTCCGCAACAAGAGCATGCACACCGCCACCAACTACTACCTGTTCAGTCTGGCCGTCTCCGACCTGCTGCTGCTGGTGAGCGGGATGCCGCAGGAGATGTACTCGATCTGGTCGAAGTGGCCGTACATATTCGGGCCGGTGTTCTGCGTGATCCGGGGGCTGGCGGCGGAGACGTCGACGAACGCCAGCGTGCTGACGATCACGTTGTTCACGATAGAGCGCTACCTGGCGATATGCCACCCGTTCGTGTCGCATAAGATGTCGAAGCTGTCGCGAGCGATTCGACACGTGATACTCCTATGGGTGGTGGCGCTCGGGTTCGCTTTACCCCAGGCCCTGCAATTCGGGATCAAGGTGCACAGAGGAGTCACTATGTGTCTGCAGACGAGAGTGATACTGGAGCATTCCTTCGAGCTGTCgactttcttcttcttcttcgcgCCGATGGTTCTGATCACCGTCCTGTACTCGCTGATCGGCCTGCGACTCAACAACTCCAGCATAGCCAAGACGATACAGGCCGGCAAGCAGGTGAAAACAAACAAGAGAATTATACAGCGAATACAGAGGAAAAACAGCACTCAATCTACGAAGCGGGTTGTGAAGATGCTAGGTAAATAACACATACATTTACATATTTATCCCTTAATCAAATTGCAGTTTTCGCTTTATTTACTCGATCATCATATTATTGTTATCACTTTAATgtcactttaatattattaatttatagtttatacagaCCTATGAACctgtcgatcgtggaaaaacgagacacaatagaatttctattgtgtctcctttaccggtgaccgtatggggcttgatgaattttaataagaaggaacaaaatatgcacattCATTTGCAATTACAGTCATTTAATAATATGACCATTCTATGATAAATAACAAACTCGTACCTAGTAGAGGCGGGACAGAGAATTTAACCTTTAAATTtttccttttttagggttccgtacccaaagggtaataacgggaccctattactaaggcttcgttgtctgtccgtctgtctgtctgtctgtctatcttcaggctgtaactcaagaacggtaatagctagagagttgaaaaaaaacaaaataaaattgctatttaaggggggccgtgatttttttggcttttttgatCTATCTCACtattggcaacaggtaggtacttgattttttctcaaacttcttagttatatgtgtactttaatatttaataataatgttaaaataaaataaaaaattaaggggggctccaatacaaaaatacaatttttggcctgatgttgctctataatggtacggaacccttcgcgcgcgagtccgacgcgcacttggccgatttttaattcagtaatatactgtataattctatttttttttaatatttagtgattaaatattttaataattatcaaagtCAGTAGGTCGACGTCGAGTTAAAAGCTTAGAAACTTAAATGAAAATGAAGAAGTAAAaggttaattattaaataataatatgtctggcAAAATAAACATGTTAATCAAAATAAAGTGGAAGATTTACGTGAGAGAAATTTCATGAACGGATAGATgtagttttaattaaataactataaatATGACATTGTTATTAAATAGACGTGTTTCCAATCCACCGGGCAAAACATTAATTCTCCATGTAAAAAAGATAGATTAattaacttacataatattatattcatactactataattatttatacaagGTGGGTGTGCAGCGTCCATTatctaaattataaaataaatataaaaaaacaaggCATTTGCATTCATTGTGGATGAttaaacagtatttttcagattgaagtaaccactcttcaaatactatAGATCTAAGAGCCTAGGACAATATTTGAAATTTCCGTATGATTTCCAAAGCACATACGGAATACaaaacatagtcggcctagtttAAAGGAATGAGCACTgagcaggtcaatacgtctgggaccaaccatgtgcgggtttccttacgatgttttccttcaccgtatgagtgtccgtattatgtacttgagatctgaaaatgtctcattggtacacgcctccacccgagATCGcaccagtaggcctactacgaaaccgttttgaggctCAAACTatcgaatgagaatgccgcgtcctgctttAACAAtgtcatttctcgtttgttagaataggacgcggcattctcgtacgattgtttgagtctcaaaacggtttagTGGTACGGCCCCTGCACCCTCTCGAGTGCGAACCAACGGTCTTCCTACTAGGCAACGGACGctcatgaaaatattaaatactacatgttccgcgcggcttcgcccgcgtaaattagatttttcacagacaaaatattagtccacaaaaaataacctatgatctttcatgtggtctacttcttatgtgtgccaaataacagaaaaattgcacCAGTAGTCTTAgcctgataaaatatagcctatagtcttcctcgataaatgggctatctaacactgtaagaatttttcaaatcggaccagtagttcctgagattagcgcgttcaattaagccctttcaaataatttcccccgttttttccacattttcctctatttcttcgctcttattagtcttagcgtgaatcgtgataaaatatagcctatagccttcctcgataaataggatatcgaacactgaaataatttttcaaatcggaccagtagttccttagATTAGCgccttcaaacaaacaaacaaactcttccgctttataatattagtatatagattatatttttattacagtgGCGGTAGTGCTGGCATTCTTCATCTGCTGGGCGCCGTTCCACGCGCAGCGTCTGGTCGCGATATACGGCACGAGCGAGAACCACTCCGCCAAGTCGCCGGTCCTACTCTCCGTCTACTACTTCCTCACCTACATCTCCGGGATCTTCTACTACATGTCCACCTGCATCAACCCCATATTCTACCACATCATGTCCAACAAGTTCAGAGAGGCTTTCAAGGTAACAAAAAGTGATTAAAACATTAAATGGTCTTTAATCTGTAGATTCTCTTGGTAAACGGTAAAAGTTTAATAAGGCCCATTTAAAGAGATTTAATTATagtacttaatttattaaaattaagtactaattatatataatcaaactgtatattttatagatacctatataaggatttttttttgtttaagtttaacactttaacattattttctgccTTCATATtttggttgtctggaagaaatcgctgaaagcggtaaggccgcctatttgctatattccttgcctaatgttgcttatgtttttgttattttatatttattataatgcaaataaagaatttataaataaataatcaagtttaataaatgtcaaaatcttcattagcAGATTTTGACATTCAATTAGGCTTGATACATTTCTTGTCAAACtctgttaaattaaaattaaattagtacatacaatacaatttaggtatcttactgccgcactcagcgtttaacattaattaattaaatataattattaattagttcaaaattttgacataaaccccttacattatctgtcaaatcttcattaaattgaaggtcaGTAATCATATCTCTGAGGACGGCGGTTAAATTGTTTAAGCTTTATAcgcttaaaaaaaattgcaaaaatacCTGATACGTGCAAAAGTTGTCGCGGAAAATTGATGAATTTCGGAAGCCACGTAAAACTTTGAGAGCTTTCTTCACGAAATTTTGAGGAGGGTAAAACGGGGAAATAAAGTTATAAGTATGGGAAATGTAACACTGTTTAAACAAGAAAGTGGAAGTTGAAAGTTATCCGAAGACGAAACTGAGTTTGTAAATCACGTAGTACTATAATGTGAATCAATTACGAACTTTTAGAAATACGTCAAGAAGTGACATAGAAATAATTGCCATATTAAAAAGACAACTTTTTATGGGCGAGTTTGCGTTCGACGTAGAGCCACTTATTGATTTTTCATCGAGTATACCTACGACAACTTTTTCTACTTTATACGTATAcgtattcatattatattaagcaactagatgttccacgcggcttcgcccgcgtaatttaggaatttcgcTGAAACTGTAAATTTTTCCGAAAAAAAGCCTATCTTCCTTCACGTGGTATATTATTCATgtgtaccaaataacataaaaattgctctagtagttcttaagataataagcaatttcaaataatttcccccgtttttccacattttcctctatttcttcgctcctattagtcttagcgtgataaaatatagccttcttcgataaatgggttatcttaaactgaaataatttttcaaatcggaccaatagttcctgaatcctgagattagcgcattcaaacaaacaaacaaacaaactcttccgctttataatattactagctgttgcccgcgacttcatccgcgttaacatagtataataacaaagatggatagttttctcctttttgtttttgtggttccttatacaaagggtaaaaacggaccctatttaagcaaacgtcaaacgcaaacgtcaataaactttcatgtttctaactcaagaaatgacggactttcattgaaactttctaccccaatttcaccccgttgggggtagaattaccagaaacacttaaatacgtatccattcatttttaatcagtagcacaaaaataaagtttcatgtttctaactcaagaaatgacggactttcattcaaactttcaactccaatttcacccccttgggggtagaatttccaaaaacgtttaaat
This genomic window from Aricia agestis chromosome 2, ilAriAges1.1, whole genome shotgun sequence contains:
- the LOC121737103 gene encoding pyrokinin-1 receptor-like; its protein translation is MNISDGTVPGPVDPARIFGPQRDPLYVVIPVTIVYSVIFVTGVVGNIFTCTVIVRNKSMHTATNYYLFSLAVSDLLLLVSGMPQEMYSIWSKWPYIFGPVFCVIRGLAAETSTNASVLTITLFTIERYLAICHPFVSHKMSKLSRAIRHVILLWVVALGFALPQALQFGIKVHRGVTMCLQTRVILEHSFELSTFFFFFAPMVLITVLYSLIGLRLNNSSIAKTIQAGKQVKTNKRIIQRIQRKNSTQSTKRVVKMLVAVVLAFFICWAPFHAQRLVAIYGTSENHSAKSPVLLSVYYFLTYISGIFYYMSTCINPIFYHIMSNKFREAFKSTMMSWCCRKAMPAQRCSYTAVPFSRQLTTTGSIKSGSSLRQQSSLKEFNLSSKPGDVTPRVWQVCEMCKHSLTVPGDDNRNCRHADGPNGTVYWN